In the Armatimonadota bacterium genome, CCACCGCGCCCAGCGCCACGGCCCAGACCAGGAAGTAGTAGCGCGCGGCCGGCCACACCATCCACGGGCCCACCCGCAGCCGTGGGATCCCGAAGACCCCGTCGAACCCGCCCGTCAGGTTCAGGTGCGGCAGGCCCAGGTTCTCGCGCAGCACGATGTAGACCACGATCCCCAGGCCCAGCGTGGCCATGGCCAGGTAGTGGCCGCGCAGCCGCAGGATCACCAGGCCGATGGCGTAGGCGAACCCGCCCACCAGCACGGTGCCGACGGCCATCAGCAGCCAGGGCCACCACCAGGTGCTGGCGACGGTCGGCGGGATGCCCAGCACCGGTGCGCGCACCGTCAGGATCGCCGAGAAGAAGGCGCCCATGCCGTAGAAGGCCGCCTGGCCCAGGGAGACCTGCCCCGCATACCCCATGAGCAGGTTCAGGCCGACCAACACGATGGTGAAGATGCCGGCGCGGATCAGCAGGTCGAGGTGCACCAGGCCGCCCGTCAGGCGGGGCAGCGACAGCCCCCACGGGCGTGCCGCCTCGAGCCAGCCGAGTGCCACCACGACGGCCGCCGCAGCCACCAGCCCCCGGCTGCGCCCGCGGGTGTCCCTCACGGCCGCTCGGCCTCCGCCTCGGCGCCGGCGAAGCCGTGGGGCCGGGCCAGCAGCAGCACCACCAGCACGACGAACGCGAACAGGTCCTTGAAGCCCGCCAGGGTCACGCCCGCCCACAGCGTCTCCAGCACGCCCAGGATCAGCGCGCCGGCAATGGCGCCCTGGAACCTCACCAGGCCGCCCATGATGGCGGCCACGAACCCCTTCAGCCCCACTTCCAGGCCCATGTCGAAAGTGGGCCGCGTGACCGGGCCCACCACGATCCCCGCCACCGCGCCCAGCACCGCGGCCAGCCCGAAGGCCAGCGTCGCCATCGTGTCGACGCGAATCCCTGCCAGCTGCGCGGCCAGCCGGTTGACCGCGCAGGCGCGCATCGCCTTGCCGGTGAGCGTGCGCTCGAAGAACAGGGCCAGCAACGCCAGGCAGGCGGCCGTCGTCCCCCAGATCCACAGGCTCTGGGCGCGGATCAGCACGTCGCCGACGAGCACCGACCGGTCGCGCATCTCCAGCGTCGCGAACGCCGGCAGCACGTAGGGGCGCGGCCCCCACGCCAGCAGGGCCGTCCCCTGCAGCACCAGGTAGACGCCGACCGTGATCATGATCTTGGTCAGCAGGAGCGCGCCGCGGGCGGGGTGCAGCGCCAGCCGGTAGACGACCACGCCGAGCGCGCCCGTGGCCGCGACGGCCGCCAGGGCGCTGGCTGCCAGCCGCGGCGCGCTGACCGTGGTGGAGGCGCCCAGGAACGTGATGGTCAGCATCGGCCCCAGCATGACGAACGCGCCCTGGGCGAAGTTGATGACGCCGGTGACCCGATAGACCACGACGAACCCCAGGGCGACCAGCGCGTAGATCGCCCCGGCCTGCAGGCCGTCGACCACGAACTGCGCGTAGTCGGGCACCCCGAAGCCGTGGCGGCGGCCCGCCAGCACCAGGGCCGCCGCCAGCAGCACCGCCGCACCGCCCAGCCCCCACCCGGGCCGCGCGCGCCACGGGGCCACGGGGCGACCGGCAGGCGAGAGCACGGGGGAGACCGCTTTCGCCACCGCGCGACGTCAGCTCACTTCCACTGGTCCTTGGGCAGCACGAGGAACTTCCCGCCCTTCACCGTCACGAAGACGAAGTCGCGGTAGTCGAACCCCAGGTGGTCGTCGGGGCTCAGCTTGAAGACGCCGTGCGTGCCCCGGATGCTGCCCAGCTTGGTCTCCAGGGCCTCGCGCACCAGCTCCCGCTGCCGCTCCAACGGCTGGCGGTCGGGCAGGGTGCGCAGCGCCGCCAGGGCCCACTGCAGGGCATCGTAGGCGTGGCCGGCAAAGGTGCTGATGGGCGCCCCACCGGTGTAGCGCTGGTAGTCGCTGACGAAGCGCAGGTTCAGCGCCCGGGTGGGGTCGTCCGCCGGCAGCTGGTCCGCCACCAGGATCTTGCCGCAGGGCATCACCGTCCCCTCGGCGGCCTGGCCTGCGGTCTTGATCAGGTCGGGGCTGCAGGCGCCGTGGCCGTGCACGATACGCACCGCCGGGAGGCGCTCGCGCACCGCCACGTTGATCAGCGACGCCGCCGGCGGGATGCTCCCGATGACCACGGCCTGGCAGCCGCTGGCGCGCACCCGCGCCACCTGCGGGAACTCGGTCGCGGTGCGCTCGAACGCGTCGCCGTAGGCGATGGCGATGCCGGCCTTCCCGTAGACCGCCTCGGCGCTCTGGAACGTGTCCTTGCCGTAGGCCGTGTTCTCGTAGAGATGGCAGACCCGCCGCGCGCCCACCGCCTGCAGGTAGTCGGCCTGCGCCTGGGCGCTGTGCAGGTTCTCGGGCACCGGCTTGAAGATCCAGGGCCGCATCCGCTTGGTGGCCGGGTCCTCGATGATGCTGCGCGCCGACGCCATGGAGATCATGGGCGTGCGCCCTTCGGTGGCGATGGGCACCATGGCCAGGCTGGGTCCGCTCAAGGTGCCGGCCACGAGCACCGTGACCCGCTCGTCGTGGATCAACCGCCGCGCCAGGCCGGCCGCCACGTCGGCGCTGGACTGGTCGTCGAAGATCAGGATCTCCACGTCGTGGCGGGCGCGGTCCGGCCCCACCACACCCCGCTGCACCGTCAGCCGTTCCTGGAGCATGCGCGCCACGTCCCGTTCGGGCACGCCCAGGCTGGCCCCGGGGCCGGTCACGGACGCGATGAACCCGATCCGGTAGGGCATCGACGCCCAGGCCCAGGGGCCGGCGGGCACCAGCGCGGCGCCCGCGGCGATGGCGACGAGCACGAGCACGAACCGATACCGTTTCATGCTGCGCCTCCTTTCCCGCCCGTGCCGGTGCAGAGGACAACGTCCGGCGACGTCGAAACCCGGTTCTTACAGAATTCCGACACCGGACACGTGCGACGTGTCTTGATATTCGGGACCATGACCTGCCGGAACCTTCTGTGCGGGGCATCCCGGGGGCAGGGCCGCTGCGGCACCCCGGGCAGCGCTCCGGAGACACAGGCCTGACGCCATGCTTCGCGGCTCGATCGTGCCGCTGGTCACGCCCTTTCGCGACGGCCGCGTCGACGAGGCCGCCCTGGCCGCGCTGATCGAGTGGCAGATCGCCTCGGGCAGCCACGGCATCAGCGTGACCGGCAGCACGGGCGAGCCGGCCGCCCTGTCGCTGGCCGAGCGGGAGCGCGTGATCGCCCTTGCGGTCGAGACCGCCCGCGGGCGCGTGCCGGTCGTGGCCGGCACCGGTTCGGCGAACTTCGAGGAGACCCTGCACCTCACGCGCTTTGCGCGGCGCGTGGGCGCCGACGCCGCCCTGGTGGTGACGCCCTACTACACGCGGCCGGGGCAGGAGGGACTGTACCGGTACTTCCGGAGCCTGGCCGAGGCGACCGACATCCCCATCATCCTGTACAACATCCCCGGGCGGACGGCCACCACCCTCGAGCCCGAGACCACTGCGCGCCTGGCCCGCGACTGTCCGACCATCGTGGGGATCAAGGAGTCCCACAAGGACCTGGAGCACATCTGTCGGGTCATGCACCGGTGCGGGCCGACGTTTGCGGTCTACTCCGGCATCGAGCTGCTGTGCTTCCCCATCCTCGCGCTGGGCGGCGCCGGGTACGTCAGCGCCACGGGCAACGTGCTGCCCCGCGAGGTGGCCCGCCTCTACGACCTGGTCGCCGCCGGGCAGTGGGAGGAGGCGCGGCAGCTCCACTACCACCTGCTGCCCATGAACGATGTCCTGTTCATCGAGACGAACCCGGTGCCGGCGAAGACGGCGCTGGGGCTGATGGGCCGCATCCGCCCCGAGGTGCGACCGCCGCTTGCGCCGCTCGCGCCCGCGCACGAGGCCAGGCTGCGCCAGGTGATGGCCAGCTACGGGCTGCTGCCGGAGGACGTGGGGATGCCTGCGGACTCCCCGGCGGCGGGCAGGGCCTGAGGGGCCGGCCGTGCGCTGGTGTCGCTTCATCGCCGCAGGGCGCGTGTACCGCGGGCGCGTCGAGGACGGGGTGCTGGTGGACGAGCAGGGCGGCGTGCACGCGCCCGACGCGGTCGCCTGGCTGCCGCCGGTGGCGCCGTCGAAGATCGTGGGGTTTGCGCTCACCTACCGCGACCACGCCGCGGAGCTCGCGATGGCGGTGCCGGACGAGCCAGCGGTGTTCTTCAAGCCGCCCTCCAGCCTGGTCGGCCACGGCGCGCCGGTCGTCTCCCCCGCAGGCGTCACCCACCTGCACTACGAGGCCGAGCTCGCCGTGGTGATCGGCCGGCGCTGCCGCCGGATCCGCCCGGAGGCCACCCCCGAGGTCGTGCGCGGCTACACCATCGCCAACGACGTCACCGCCCGCGACTTCATCCGCAACGTCTTCCGGCCGCCCGTGCGCGCCAAGGGGTGGGACACGTTCTGCCCGCTGGGCCCCACGCTGGTGGAAGGAGAGATCGCCGATCCCCACCGGCTGGGGCTGCGGACCTACGTCAACGGCGAGCTGCGCCAGCAGGGGAGCACGGCCGACCTGGCGCTCTCGATCTGGGAGCAGATCGCCTTCCTCTCGTCGTTCATGACCCTGGAGCCCGACGACGTGATCCTGACCGGCACGCCCAGGGGCATCGCCCCGGTGCGGCCCGGCGACCGGATGCGCATCGAGATCGACGGCCTGGGCGCACTGGAGAACCCGGTGGTGGCCGACAGCGCCCCGACGTGAGCGGCGGGGCGGTGAGCGGAGCGCAGGCGGAAGGACGGGAGAGACCGATGGGCGCGCGCACGGGACAGCAGTACCTGGACGCGCTCCGGGCGCAACCCCCGGAGCTGTGGATCGGCGGGGAGCGGGTGGCCGACCCCACGGCGCATCCGGCGTTTCGGCACGTCACCCGCAGCATCGCCGCGCTCTACGACATGCAGCACGACCCGACGCTGCGGGACGAGATGACCTACGTCTCGCCGACGTCGGGCGAGCGCGTGGGGCTGTCGTTCCTCACCCCGCGCACGCACGACGACCTGCTGCGCGTCCGGCGCATGATGAAGCGGTGGGCCGACTACTCGGGCGGCATGCTGGGCCGCTCGCCCGACTACCTGAACCGTGCGCTCATGGCCTTCGCCGCCGCCGCCGACTACTGCGCGGCCAACGACCCGCGGTTTGGCGCCAACATCCGTCGCTACTACGAGGAGGTGCGCGAGCGCGACCTGTGTCTGACCCACACCCTGATCAACCCCCAGGCCAACCGCGCGGTGGGCCCGGCCCGGCAGGCCGATCCCTACCTGGCCGCCGGCATCGTCCGCGAGACCGCCGACGGCGTCGTGATCCGCGGCGCGCGCATGCTGGCCACGCTGCCGGTGGCCGACGAGATCATGGTCTTCCCCTCGACCCTGCTCCGGGGTGGCCAGGAGGACGCCCCGTACGCGTTCGCGTTCGCGATCCCCTGCGCCACGCCCGGCCTGCGCTTCCTCTGCCGCGAGTCGTTCGACTACGGGCGCAGCCCGACCGACCACCCGTTGGGCAGCCGCTTCGAGGAGATGGACGCCGTCGTAATCTTCGACGACGTGCTGGTGCCCTGGGAGCGCGTCTTCCTCCTGCGCGACGTCGAGCGGTGCAACCGGGCCTTCGCCGAGACCCGGGCCGTGGTGCACATGGCCCATCAGGTGGTCACGAAGAACGTCGCCAAGACCGAGTTCGTGCTGGGGGTCGTCTGCCTGCTGGTGGAGACGATCGCCATCGAGCAGTTCCAGCACGTGCAGGAGAAGGTGGCCGAGGTGATCCACGTCCTCGAGGCGATGCGGGCCTTCCTGCGGGCCGCCGAGGCCGACGCCGCCATCGATCGGTGGGGCGTGATGACGCCGGCCTGGCCGCCCCTGGACGCGGCGCGGCAGCTCTACACGCGCATGTACCCCCGCATGATCGAGATCGTGCAGCTGCTGGGGGCCAGTGGCCTCATGGCCATTCCCACCCGTGAGGACGTGGAGGGCCCGCAGGCCCAGACCATCGCGCGCTACTACCAGGCGGCCCGGGCCGACGCACGCGAGCGCATCCGCCTGTTCCGGCTGGCCTGGGACCTGGCGGTCTCGACGTTCGGGAGCCGCCAGGTGCTCTACGAGCGCTTCTTCTTCGGCGACCCCGTGCGCATGGCCGGCGCGACGTTCGCCAGCTACGACAAGACCCCCTACATCGAGCGGGTGCGCCAGTTCCTGGCGCGAGCCGACGTCGAGCTGGAGCCGCCGACGCCTGCGCCCGCGGCCGGCGCGCCCGCCCCGGCGGGTGAGCGCGACCGGTGAGCGCCGACCCCTCGCGCGCGCCCGCGCCCCCGGCCGACGGCGAGCTGCCGCTGGAGGCCCGCGCCTTCCGCCGCACCATGGGGTTGTTCGCCACCGGGGTCACCGTCGTGGCGGTGGACACCGGCGCGGGGCCGCTGGGCATGACCGCCAACAGCGTCACGGCCGTCTCGCTCGACCCGCTCCTGGTGCTCTTCTGCGTGGACCACCGCGCGCGCCTGCACCCCCACCTGGTCGAAGGACGCCCTGTCGCCATCAGCATCCTGCGCGACGACCAGGAGGTGCTGTCGCGGTACTTCGCCGGTGGCTGGCGGGATCGCCCGGCGCCGGAGTACCGCTTCGAGGCGTGGGACGGCGCCCCGCGGCTCGTCGGCGCGCTGGCCGCGATCCGCGGCGAGGTGGCGCGCCTGTACGACGGTGGCGACCACACTATCGTGCTCTGCCGGGTGACCGGTCTGTACGAGGGGCGCGACCCCTACCACCCGTTGATCTTCTTCGCCGGACGCTACCGGCGGCTGGCGCCGCTGGCGGCACCGGCGGAACCGCCCGAGCAGTGGGGCCCGGACGGCGTGTCGATCTACTACGAGGAGTGGGGCACGCCCCCGCCGGCATCGTCGTCCGACCCGGAGCCGGCGCCGTGAGCGCGCCGGACATCCTCCGCGCGGGCCATGCGGTGTTCCGCACGACCGACCTGGGGCGTGCGCGCGCCTTCTACGTGGACCTGCTGGGGTTCGTGGAGACGGCGCGGGAGCGCGACGCGCTCTACCTGCGCGGCTACGAGGAGACCGAGCACCACAGCCTGGTGCTGCAGCGCGCTCCGACGCCGGGCGCCGCGCACCTGGCCTTCAGGGTGGCCTCCCCCGACGACCTCGATCGCCTCGCGGCCATCTGCCGCGACGCGGGCCTGCCCCACCGGTGGGTGGCGGAGGGGGAGGAACCCGGGCAGGGACGGGCGCTGCGGGTGCAGGATCCCGGCGGCCTGCCCCTGGAGTTCTACGCGTCCATGGCCCGCGCCGAGCGCCTGCTGCAACGCTTCGACCTTTATCGCGGCGCGCGCGTGATGCGCCTGGACCACTTCAACTGCCAGGTGCCCGACGTGGCGATGGTGTCGCGCTGGTACACGGACACCCTGGGCTTCCGCTGCTCGGAGTACACGGAGACCGACGAGCAGCCGCCGCGGCTGTGGGCCGTCTGGCTGCACCGCAAGCCCAACGTCCACGACATCGCGCTCATGACCGGGATCGGCCCGCGGGTCCACCACGCCGGCTTCTGGATGGCCGAGACCCTGGACGTGATTCGCGCGTGCGACCTGCTGGCGGCGGCCGGATGGGTGGGGGCCATCGAGCGCGGGCCTGGCCGGCACGGGATCTCCAACGCCTTCTTCCTGTACCTGCGCGATCCGGACGGCAACCGGATCGAGCTCTACACGGGCGACTACCTGACCACCGACCCGGACCGCCCGCCGCTGCGGTGGAGCCTGAACGACCCCCGGCGCGCGACGTTCTGGGGCCACGCGCCGCCGCGCTCGTGGTTCGACGACGCCTCGCCCGTCGAGTCGATCGTCACGGGCGCGCTCCTGCCCGTCCAGGCGCCCGCGATGCAGGACCGCCCGGAGTTCGTGACCTGACGCATGGGCGCGCCCGCGGGGAATCCCCCGCGGGCGCGCGCGGCCTCGGGGAGTCTCCCCGCACCAGCGCGTCGCCAGCTCGCCGCCCGCGGGCGTTCAGGCGATCGAGAGCAAGGCCCGTCCGGCGTGCAGGCGCCCGACGCGCGATGCGCCCAGCGCGATCTCGAAGTAGTGGGTGGCGCGCTCCTGCTCGTTGCGGGCCTGATGGTACCGGCCGAGCGCGTCGGCTGCCTCAGCCAGTTCCTGCGCGCTGTCCTCCGTCCCCAGCCGCTGCAGGGCACCTTCGAGCACCGGCAGGGCGTCGTCGGCGCGCCCCAGCGCCAGCAGCGCCCGGCCCAGCACCGCGGCGGCGCGCGCCGTCGCGCTGTCGTCCCCGGTGCCCTGCGCCAGCGTGGTGGCCTCCTGGGCCGCCTCCAGCGCCACCGACGCCTCCCCCATCGCGAGGTGCACCCGGCCGAGGTGGATCAGGCTCTCCAGTTCGGTACGGCGGTCGCCGGCGCTTCGCGCGGTCTGCCGTGCCCGCTCCAGCGTCTCCCGCGCCTCGGCCATCGCGTCCTGGCCGTAGGCGAGCAGCCCCAGCCCGAGCCACGCGCGGGCCAGCAGCGCCCCCAACTTGTAGCGCGCCGCCAGGCGGGCCGCGACGTCCAACCGGCGGCGCGCCTGGCGGACGTCACCGCGCTGCACCAGCGCCGTCGCGTACGCCAGCAGCAGGCGCACGGTCAGGTCCGGCTGGCGCGCGGGACTGCGCAGGCGCCCCAGCGCCTCGCGAAACATCGCCGCCGCGGTGGCCGCGTCGCCCCGGCGCATCGCCAGCGAGCCGACCACCAGATCGCGGCGCGCCAGGGTACGCGCGCCCAGTCCCGCAACGAACGCGTCCAGCTCTTGCAGGACGACCGCGGCCCGCTCGAGCCGGCCGCTCTCGAGCTCCAGCTCGGCCAGGGCCAGCATCGCGTCGGCCCGCTGGAGCGTCCAGCCGCCGGTCGCGGCGAGGTCGGCGGCGAGTTCCAGCGCGCGCCGGGCCAGTGGCGCGTGGCGACTGGCCGCCAGGTCGCGCGCCCACGCCACCAGCCCCTCCAGCGCGGCGAGGCGCTGGTCCTGCATGTCGCCGGCGATGCCCGAAAGCGAGGTCTGGAGCCGGCGGGCGAGGTACCGCAGCGTGTCCAGGGACGGATCGGCGAACCCGCCCTCGAGCTGGCTGATGAAGCTCTTGGTGTAGTCGGGGCCCGCCAGCGCGGACTGCGTCATGCCCAGCTCGCGCCGCCGCTGCCGGATGCGGCGGCCGATGGGCGCCTCCTCGGGCGTGGCATGTCGACGCGACGGATGTCGTCCCATGGCATGCACCAACCTGTACACCGATTACACCATAACTGCGCCGCTGGCGGAACCCGGCACGGCGCGGCCGCGCGGCTGCGGCCTGCCGGGGTCCGGTGTGCGACACCGCTACCCCTGCGCGTCGCTTGACACGTCCGCGGCGCGCTTGGTATACGGAGGGCATCATGCGCGCCATCGTCGACGTCTGTGACCGTGGCTGACGCCTGCCGTGTGGGCCTGCTCGGCCTGGGAACCGTCGGCAGCGCCGTGGCGCGGCTCTTGCTGGAGCGGTCCGAGGAACTCGCCCGGCAGGCCGGGGTGCCCATCGTGCTCCACCGCGTGGCGGTGGCGCACCCTGCGCGCCCGCGCGCCGTCGCGTTTCCGCCCGGCGTGTTGGTCGGCGACGCGCGGGCGGTGGTCGCCGATCCCGCGGTCGACGTGGTGGTGGAGGCCATGGGCGGTCTCGAGCCCGCCCGCTCGTACCTGCTGGAGGCCCTGACGCGCCGCAAGGCCGTGGTCACCGCCAACAAGCAGCTGATGTCCACCCGCGGCGACGAGCTGCGCGCGGCGGCCAACGCGGCCGGCGTGGACCTCTGCTTCGAGGCCAGCGTGGCCGGTGGCATCCCCATCATCAAGACGATCCGCGAGGCGCTGGCCGGCAACCGGATCCGGCAGCTGCTGGGTATCATCAACGGCACCACGAACTTCATCCTCACGCGGATGACCCGCGAGGGCATCTCGTTCGGCGAGGCGCTGGCCGACGCGCAGCAGCGGGGGTTCGCCGAGGCCGATCCGACCGACGACGTCGACGGCCACGACGCGGCGGCGAAGCTCGCGATCCTGGCCTCCGTGGCCTTCGGCTGCCGGCTCACGAGCGCCGACGTCTACCGCGAGGGCATCGGCGCCATCACGCCCCGGGTGATCGCCTATGGGCGGGAACTCGGCTACGTGGTGAAACTGCTGGCGATCGCGCGCGACGACGACGGCGCCGTCGAGGCGCGCGTGCACCCGGCGCTGGTGCCCGTCGACCACCCCCTGGCGGGCGTCGGCGACGAGGTCAACGCGGTGCTGATCGAGGCGGACCCCGTGGGCCGCCTCATGCTCGAGGGGCGCGGCGCCGGCGGCGGCCCCACGGCCAGCGCGGTGCTGGGGGACGTGATCGACGTGGCGCGCAACCTGCGGGCCGGCGCCACCGGGCGCCTGGGCGGTCTGCCCCCACGGACGGTGCCCGTGCGCGAAATGGCCGAGGTCGTCGGACCCTACTGCGTGGCCCTGGAGGTGGCCGACCGGCCTGGCGTGTTCGCGCGGGTGGCCGCGGCCTTTGGCGACGAGCAGGTCAGCATCGCGTCCATCGTGCAGAAGAGCCGCGGGGTCACCGCCGACGTCGTGCTGGTGACCCACGAGGCGGTGGAGGCCGCGATGCAGCGCGTGCTGGACCGCCTGCGGGCGCTGGACGTCGTCCGGTCGGTCCACGCGGCGCTGCGGATCGCTGCGTAGCGCCATGGCGACCGTCGCCTGGCCGGGCGTCGTGGAAGCCTACCGGACGTGGTTGCCCCCGGTGCGCGTCGTGGTCACGCTGCAGGAGGGCCACACGCCCCTGGTGCCCTCGACGCGCCTGTCGCGCCAGCTCGGCCGCCCCGTGTGGCTCAAGCTCGAGGGCTGCAACCCCACGGGGTCGTTCAAGGACCGGGGCATGACCCTGGCCGTGAGCGCGGCGGCCACCGAAGGGGCGCGCGGCGTCATCTGCGCGTCCACCGGCAACACCGCGGCCGCAGCGGCCGCCTACGCCGCCCGCGCGGGGCTGCGGTGCGCGATCCTGCTCCCTGTTGGCGCCGTCGCCCGGGGCAAGCTCGTGCAGGCCATCGCCCACGGCGCGCAGGTGCTGGCCATCGAGGCGGGCTTCGACCGGGCGTTGGACCTGGCGCAGGCGGCGAGTCGGGCCTTTGGCGACGTGCTGGTGAACTCGTTGAACCCGCTGCGGCTGGACGGCCAGATGACCGCGGCCTTCGAGATCTGCGACGCGCTGGGGCATGCGCCCGCCGCCGTGGTGCTGCCGGTGGGCAACGGCGGCAACATCACGGCGTACTGGCGCGGGTTCGTCCGCTACGCCGAGGCCGGCCGCGTGACGACCCGGCCCCGCCTGTTCGGCGTGCAGGCTGCTGGCGCCAACCCGCTGGTGCGCGGCGCGCCCGTCGCGGAGCCCAAGACCCTAGCCTCGGCCATCCGCATCGGCCGCCCCGCCAACTGGCAGGGCGCGGTGGAGGCGGCACGGGCCTCGGGCGGCGCGTTCCTCCAGGTGACCGACGACGAGATCGCCGCCGCGCAGCGCGCGCTGGCCCGGGAAGGCATTTTCGTGGAACCCGCCTCGGCGGCGGCCGCTGCGGGCCTGGCGTACCTGCCGCCGGGCGAGGGCGAGGTGGTGTGCGTGCTGACCGGACACGGCCTGAAGGATCCCGACGCC is a window encoding:
- the dapA gene encoding 4-hydroxy-tetrahydrodipicolinate synthase: MLRGSIVPLVTPFRDGRVDEAALAALIEWQIASGSHGISVTGSTGEPAALSLAERERVIALAVETARGRVPVVAGTGSANFEETLHLTRFARRVGADAALVVTPYYTRPGQEGLYRYFRSLAEATDIPIILYNIPGRTATTLEPETTARLARDCPTIVGIKESHKDLEHICRVMHRCGPTFAVYSGIELLCFPILALGGAGYVSATGNVLPREVARLYDLVAAGQWEEARQLHYHLLPMNDVLFIETNPVPAKTALGLMGRIRPEVRPPLAPLAPAHEARLRQVMASYGLLPEDVGMPADSPAAGRA
- a CDS encoding ABC transporter substrate-binding protein codes for the protein MKRYRFVLVLVAIAAGAALVPAGPWAWASMPYRIGFIASVTGPGASLGVPERDVARMLQERLTVQRGVVGPDRARHDVEILIFDDQSSADVAAGLARRLIHDERVTVLVAGTLSGPSLAMVPIATEGRTPMISMASARSIIEDPATKRMRPWIFKPVPENLHSAQAQADYLQAVGARRVCHLYENTAYGKDTFQSAEAVYGKAGIAIAYGDAFERTATEFPQVARVRASGCQAVVIGSIPPAASLINVAVRERLPAVRIVHGHGACSPDLIKTAGQAAEGTVMPCGKILVADQLPADDPTRALNLRFVSDYQRYTGGAPISTFAGHAYDALQWALAALRTLPDRQPLERQRELVREALETKLGSIRGTHGVFKLSPDDHLGFDYRDFVFVTVKGGKFLVLPKDQWK
- a CDS encoding homoserine dehydrogenase, with protein sequence MGLLGLGTVGSAVARLLLERSEELARQAGVPIVLHRVAVAHPARPRAVAFPPGVLVGDARAVVADPAVDVVVEAMGGLEPARSYLLEALTRRKAVVTANKQLMSTRGDELRAAANAAGVDLCFEASVAGGIPIIKTIREALAGNRIRQLLGIINGTTNFILTRMTREGISFGEALADAQQRGFAEADPTDDVDGHDAAAKLAILASVAFGCRLTSADVYREGIGAITPRVIAYGRELGYVVKLLAIARDDDGAVEARVHPALVPVDHPLAGVGDEVNAVLIEADPVGRLMLEGRGAGGGPTASAVLGDVIDVARNLRAGATGRLGGLPPRTVPVREMAEVVGPYCVALEVADRPGVFARVAAAFGDEQVSIASIVQKSRGVTADVVLVTHEAVEAAMQRVLDRLRALDVVRSVHAALRIAA
- the hpaD gene encoding 3,4-dihydroxyphenylacetate 2,3-dioxygenase: MSAPDILRAGHAVFRTTDLGRARAFYVDLLGFVETARERDALYLRGYEETEHHSLVLQRAPTPGAAHLAFRVASPDDLDRLAAICRDAGLPHRWVAEGEEPGQGRALRVQDPGGLPLEFYASMARAERLLQRFDLYRGARVMRLDHFNCQVPDVAMVSRWYTDTLGFRCSEYTETDEQPPRLWAVWLHRKPNVHDIALMTGIGPRVHHAGFWMAETLDVIRACDLLAAAGWVGAIERGPGRHGISNAFFLYLRDPDGNRIELYTGDYLTTDPDRPPLRWSLNDPRRATFWGHAPPRSWFDDASPVESIVTGALLPVQAPAMQDRPEFVT
- a CDS encoding tetratricopeptide repeat protein translates to MGRHPSRRHATPEEAPIGRRIRQRRRELGMTQSALAGPDYTKSFISQLEGGFADPSLDTLRYLARRLQTSLSGIAGDMQDQRLAALEGLVAWARDLAASRHAPLARRALELAADLAATGGWTLQRADAMLALAELELESGRLERAAVVLQELDAFVAGLGARTLARRDLVVGSLAMRRGDAATAAAMFREALGRLRSPARQPDLTVRLLLAYATALVQRGDVRQARRRLDVAARLAARYKLGALLARAWLGLGLLAYGQDAMAEARETLERARQTARSAGDRRTELESLIHLGRVHLAMGEASVALEAAQEATTLAQGTGDDSATARAAAVLGRALLALGRADDALPVLEGALQRLGTEDSAQELAEAADALGRYHQARNEQERATHYFEIALGASRVGRLHAGRALLSIA
- a CDS encoding fumarylacetoacetate hydrolase family protein; this translates as MRWCRFIAAGRVYRGRVEDGVLVDEQGGVHAPDAVAWLPPVAPSKIVGFALTYRDHAAELAMAVPDEPAVFFKPPSSLVGHGAPVVSPAGVTHLHYEAELAVVIGRRCRRIRPEATPEVVRGYTIANDVTARDFIRNVFRPPVRAKGWDTFCPLGPTLVEGEIADPHRLGLRTYVNGELRQQGSTADLALSIWEQIAFLSSFMTLEPDDVILTGTPRGIAPVRPGDRMRIEIDGLGALENPVVADSAPT
- a CDS encoding branched-chain amino acid ABC transporter permease, with protein sequence MAPWRARPGWGLGGAAVLLAAALVLAGRRHGFGVPDYAQFVVDGLQAGAIYALVALGFVVVYRVTGVINFAQGAFVMLGPMLTITFLGASTTVSAPRLAASALAAVAATGALGVVVYRLALHPARGALLLTKIMITVGVYLVLQGTALLAWGPRPYVLPAFATLEMRDRSVLVGDVLIRAQSLWIWGTTAACLALLALFFERTLTGKAMRACAVNRLAAQLAGIRVDTMATLAFGLAAVLGAVAGIVVGPVTRPTFDMGLEVGLKGFVAAIMGGLVRFQGAIAGALILGVLETLWAGVTLAGFKDLFAFVVLVVLLLARPHGFAGAEAEAERP
- a CDS encoding flavin reductase family protein, which codes for MSADPSRAPAPPADGELPLEARAFRRTMGLFATGVTVVAVDTGAGPLGMTANSVTAVSLDPLLVLFCVDHRARLHPHLVEGRPVAISILRDDQEVLSRYFAGGWRDRPAPEYRFEAWDGAPRLVGALAAIRGEVARLYDGGDHTIVLCRVTGLYEGRDPYHPLIFFAGRYRRLAPLAAPAEPPEQWGPDGVSIYYEEWGTPPPASSSDPEPAP
- a CDS encoding branched-chain amino acid ABC transporter permease, translated to MRDTRGRSRGLVAAAAVVVALGWLEAARPWGLSLPRLTGGLVHLDLLIRAGIFTIVLVGLNLLMGYAGQVSLGQAAFYGMGAFFSAILTVRAPVLGIPPTVASTWWWPWLLMAVGTVLVGGFAYAIGLVILRLRGHYLAMATLGLGIVVYIVLRENLGLPHLNLTGGFDGVFGIPRLRVGPWMVWPAARYYFLVWAVALGAVALGLNLIDSRVGRALRAIHGAEGAAECLGIAAHRYKAQVFALSAGLASLAGSLYAHFQAAVVPATFGFVPSLELVVMSAVGGMTSIWGAPAGAMAVLLMSEVLRTRIRHVIPGVAGEIEAVVFGLLLVGVLLFWPSGLVGRRAGNATALPPAGRRAAEGAAP
- the hpaB gene encoding 4-hydroxyphenylacetate 3-monooxygenase, oxygenase component, coding for MGARTGQQYLDALRAQPPELWIGGERVADPTAHPAFRHVTRSIAALYDMQHDPTLRDEMTYVSPTSGERVGLSFLTPRTHDDLLRVRRMMKRWADYSGGMLGRSPDYLNRALMAFAAAADYCAANDPRFGANIRRYYEEVRERDLCLTHTLINPQANRAVGPARQADPYLAAGIVRETADGVVIRGARMLATLPVADEIMVFPSTLLRGGQEDAPYAFAFAIPCATPGLRFLCRESFDYGRSPTDHPLGSRFEEMDAVVIFDDVLVPWERVFLLRDVERCNRAFAETRAVVHMAHQVVTKNVAKTEFVLGVVCLLVETIAIEQFQHVQEKVAEVIHVLEAMRAFLRAAEADAAIDRWGVMTPAWPPLDAARQLYTRMYPRMIEIVQLLGASGLMAIPTREDVEGPQAQTIARYYQAARADARERIRLFRLAWDLAVSTFGSRQVLYERFFFGDPVRMAGATFASYDKTPYIERVRQFLARADVELEPPTPAPAAGAPAPAGERDR